The genomic interval ACTATTTTTTTAAGGCGAGCATCTTCTAGAGATTTTAAATAAGTAAGCTCCGATTTACCCAAAACCTGAACACGCCCCGGATGCAGTTTAGTTGTGTCACCAATAAGAGCAAGGCCGGGCTTTTGAATGCGCGGAATATGGATCTTTTTTTTAAGCCCCTTTTTACCGGCCAGCAGCACCAGTTCTAAATGAATGCTTTTATCGTTTAAAAGTTCGGATACAGGCAAAGAAAGCATGGTGTTAATGTATTGTTTATCGGAGGAGAGATCAAGTTTTAGATTTTATCGTCTTCGGCAATTAACACGTCGTAAAGCTGAATATCCTTGGCTTCCAATAAACGATGGCGGATTTCTTCGCCCTTTAACAAACGTGACAGGCGGGCTAAAGCCTGTAAATGATTACCCACCACGTTTTCAGGAGCGAGTAATACAAAGAAGAGGGAGGCTAGTTTGTGATCGTGGGACTGAAATTCGATACCACTCTTAGAACGACCAAAAAAGGAAACAATCTGGTTTAATCCTGCTATTTTGCCATGAGGTATAGCGACGCCATACCCAACCCCCGTGGAACCCAATTTCTCGCGTTCCAGTAGCACCCTGAGCACATCTTCTGCTTTGAGACCGGGGTATTGTGCAGCTGTTAAACGGGAGAGCTCATCCAGTACATCTTTTTTATCGGTTGAAACCAAATCTCCGCAAACGGCTTCTTTTTTAAGAATATCTCTCAGTTTCATGAATCGTCGCTACAAAAAAGGCCTAAACTGAAATTGGTTTAGGCCTTTTGGAAACAAATTGCAATATTTATTTGACGTAGTGCATTAGCCCTATAAAAAAGGCGACGCCCTTAGAAAAACGGAGCCTCCATTTCGTCATTTTGAGCCTTGTCATGAGACTTGTTATGATGGCTCTTTACAATTTCTTTATGTTTTTTAAGCTGACGCTCCATCTTGTGTACAGCGCTATCGATAGAAGCATACATATTATCACTGCATTCCAGGGCTGTTGCCGAAAAATGCGGTGAATTAATCGTTATTTCACAAGAATGACGAATTTTCTCCACAAACAAAATCACATGACAATCGATGGGATCTTTTAAATACCGCTTCAACTTCTCCACCTTATCTTCAACATGGTTTTTTAAGGACGGCGTTAACTCCATATGACGGCACGTAACATGAACGTTCATAATTTTTTCTCCTTACTTAAGTTGATAGTTTGTTTTTTTGATTTTTTACTTCGGATGAGCTGAGGAATTTGGCCCTTCACAAAAGCTATCTTACGCCCAAAAAAAAGAAATGGTAAGCGCTTTTTTAAAAAAGTCTCTTGCGTTTAGAAGAAGGTAAAATATTGAGCATTTCTCTATACTTAGCAACGGTACGGCGCGCAATTTCAATATTGGATTTTTTTAACATGTCTACAATTGTAATATCAGAGAGCGGATCTTTAGGATCTTCAGCCGCAACAATGGCGCGTATTTTTTCTTTTACCGATTCACTAGCCACATCCTGCTGGCCGCTGGAAGAAGCCAAACCATTATTAAAAAAGTATTTTAGTTCAAAAATACCCTGAGGCGTGTGCATGTATTTATTGCTGGTTGCACGCGATACGGTAGACTCGTGCACACCAATAGACTCGGCCACATCCTTTAAAATCATGGGTTTTAAGGCTTCTACGCCACGTTCCAAGAACTCACGCTGAAATTTAACAATACATTTTGATACGCGATATAAAGTGCGTTGACGCTGATGAATACTTTTAATAAGCCATAAAGCACTTTTTAATTTTTCCTGCACATAATCTTTGGCTTTATCGCCTGAAGCCTCACCACTTAACATACCCTTATAATAGCGACTAACCTGTAAGCGAGGTAGTCCGTCTTCATTTAACACAATGGCAAAATCGTTCCCCACCTTCATCACATACACATCCGGCGTAATATACTGCGTGTCGCTTGCTCCAAAGGGCCGACCCGGCTTAGGTTCCATTTCAGAAATATATTGGGCAAGCTGGATAATTTTTTTGAGAGGTAATTTGGTTTTGCGAGCAATAGCGGGATAATCACGCTTTTCAACTAAAGGCAGATAGTTTTCAATAATGTCAATCAACTGTGCTTTTTCGATGCCTGTATAATAACGACATTGTAGTTTTAAACATTCCTTTAAATCACGAGCACCCACACCAGCAGGATCAAAATCTTGGATAACACTGAGTGAATCATCCAAATCGTCCACGGTTACACTGTTTGCTTCGGCAATTTCATCCAAACTTTGGGTTAAATATCCATTGTCATCTAAATAACCCAAAAGCAAATACCCCAACTCTTCTTCTTTTTCGGTAACGGCATTCATTTTTAACTGCCATTCCAAATGATCGCGCAAAGTATTGGGGCGCGTGGTCATGTTTTC from bacterium carries:
- a CDS encoding PTS sugar transporter subunit IIA is translated as MKLRDILKKEAVCGDLVSTDKKDVLDELSRLTAAQYPGLKAEDVLRVLLEREKLGSTGVGYGVAIPHGKIAGLNQIVSFFGRSKSGIEFQSHDHKLASLFFVLLAPENVVGNHLQALARLSRLLKGEEIRHRLLEAKDIQLYDVLIAEDDKI
- the raiA gene encoding ribosome-associated translation inhibitor RaiA, encoding MNVHVTCRHMELTPSLKNHVEDKVEKLKRYLKDPIDCHVILFVEKIRHSCEITINSPHFSATALECSDNMYASIDSAVHKMERQLKKHKEIVKSHHNKSHDKAQNDEMEAPFF
- the rpoN gene encoding RNA polymerase factor sigma-54: MAIELRQSLKLSQQLVITPQLQQAIKLLQLSRTELVDMVQNELLENPVLEEMSTAEQEEVPPEMEKEIESEAAPDKSHEAQEELHKDGDLKEPKEFDWENYIGTYNAPGEEARSFSPDDLPNYENMTTRPNTLRDHLEWQLKMNAVTEKEEELGYLLLGYLDDNGYLTQSLDEIAEANSVTVDDLDDSLSVIQDFDPAGVGARDLKECLKLQCRYYTGIEKAQLIDIIENYLPLVEKRDYPAIARKTKLPLKKIIQLAQYISEMEPKPGRPFGASDTQYITPDVYVMKVGNDFAIVLNEDGLPRLQVSRYYKGMLSGEASGDKAKDYVQEKLKSALWLIKSIHQRQRTLYRVSKCIVKFQREFLERGVEALKPMILKDVAESIGVHESTVSRATSNKYMHTPQGIFELKYFFNNGLASSSGQQDVASESVKEKIRAIVAAEDPKDPLSDITIVDMLKKSNIEIARRTVAKYREMLNILPSSKRKRLF